From the Pseudomonas monsensis genome, the window GAAACCGTCCAGGTCAATAAACATCAAGGCAAAGCAACCGCCCTGCTCATGGACTTTCTTGATCGCCTGGTTGATCCGGTCATCCAGCAGCATGCGGTTCGGCAGGCCGGTCAGGGTGTCGTGCAGGGCCAGTTGCGTCAGTTCGCGATTGGCCACGGTCAACGAGTGCGCCAGATCGGCGGTGCGCGCTTCAAGGCGAGCGTCGAGAATCGACGTCAGCAAGGCAATCGACAGCACCGCCAGCGTGGTGATCAGTACCAGGCTGTCAACGCCATTGCCTTTGAGACCATTGAGCGTTGCGCCACAGAAACTGCCTTCGGGAAACTGCGCTGCTGCCATGCCGGTGTAATGCATGCCGACGATGGCGATGCCCATGATCACCGCTGCCCCGGCGCGAATCAGGCGCACATAGGGCGAATGCTGACGCAGCCGGAAAGCGATCCACAGCGCGACGGCACTTGCACCGACGGCAATCAACAGCGATGCGCCGAAGAGCGTCGGATCGTAGTCGATCCCCGGTGTCATGCGCATTGCCGCCATGCCGGTGTAGTGCATGGCACTGATACCGGCGCCCATGGTCAGTGCACCGAAGATCAGTTGCAGCACCGGCAGCTTGGGCTGGCTGACCAGCCACAGGGCAAAACCACAGGACAGCACCGCAATCAACAGCGAAAGCGCGGTGATCCCGATGTCGTAGCCCAGGTCGATCGGCAATTTGAAGGCGAGCATGCCGATAAAGTGCATCGACCAGACGCCAACGCCCATGGCCAACGCACCACCTGCCGTCCAGAAATGCACGGCTCGGCCCCTTGAGGTGGCAATGCGCCCGGTCAGGTCGAGCGCGGTGTATGAGGCAAGAATCGCCACGCACAAAGAAATGAAAACCAGGGTGTAGGAGTAACTACCGATGAGCATGGAAATTCTCGTAGCCAGCCTGACGGTATAGCGTCCTTTCTCGGCCGGGCAAAAGCGGCGATTGTACTGATTGCGCTGAAGAACGCACTGACAAAGTGAGCAAATTGCCATCAACCCGATGAAACGCTTGTTTGATCGTCCGCCAGGGCGAAGGCCGGCCTATACCAGCAGGTTGAAAATACATTCCCCTGCAGGTCAGCGGGAGTCGGATACATCAAGTTGGCCATCCCAACCCCCGCCCAGTGCGGCAATCAATTGCACGCTGGCGATCAGGCGGTTCTGCAGGATGGTCAACACGCTGCGCTCGTTGCTCAATGCTGTCGCTTGCACCACCACCACGTCGATGTAGGCAATCAGCCCGGCCTTGTACTGGTTTTCGGTCAGGCGCAAGGAATCACGGGCCGCGTCCAGCGCCTCCTGGCGCACCGCCGCTTCGTCTTCGTACACCTTCAGCTGCACCAGATAGTTTTCCACTTCACGGAAACCGTCGAGCACGGTTTGACGGTACTTGGCCACGGTCTGGTCATACACCGCTTCCGTGCGGTCGACTTCCGCCGAACGGATGCCACCGTCGAACAGCGGCAACGTCAATTTCGGTCCCACCGACCAGAAGCGGTTTGGCAGACTGATCAGGTCTTTCGAGGTGCTGCTGCTGTAACCACCACTCAGGCTCAGGGACAGGTCCGGGTAATACGCAGCCTTTGCCACGCCGATATTGGCGTTGGCCGCGATCACCGAGCGCTCGGCCGAGGCAATGTCCGGGCGGCGCTCCAGCAATTGCGACGGCAGGCTCAACGGCACCTGCGGCAGGTTCGGAATGGTCTGGGTTTCGGCAATCTTGAAGTCCGCTGGCGCCTGCCCGGTCAGCACGGCGATCGCATTCTCGAATTGCGCCCGCTGCCAGATCAGATCGACCAGATCGGCCTGGGTGCTTTTCAGCTGGGTTTGCGCCTGCGCGACCGCGTCACGTCCGGAAACGCCGGCGCGGTATTGGTTCTGGGTCATTTTCAGCGAGCGTTCGTAGGCGGCAACGGTGGCCTCGAGCAAGCGCTTCTGCTGATCGATCACGCGCAATTGCAGGTAGTTCTGCACCAGTTCCGATTGCTGGCTCAGGCGCATGGCCGCCAGATCGGCAAAACTCGCCTGGGCGCTGGCCTTGTCGGCCTCGAGTCCACGGCGCAACTTGCCCCAGACGTCAGCCTCCCAGCTCACCCCCAACTGCGCGTTGTAGGTGTCACGAATACCGCTGGACGAACTGCTCAGGCTCGAACTGCTGCTGCCGGTGCCCTGACTGGAACGGGTTTTACCCAGACTCAGGTCGACACTCGGATAAAACGCCCCACGTGCACTGCGCACCAGTGCCTGCGCCTGACGAAATTGCGCTTCGGATTGAGCAACCGTCTGGTTGGAACTGTTGAGTTGCTCGATCAGGCCGTTGAGCTGTTGATCGCCATACAGTTCCCACCACGCGCCCCGCGCAAGCGAGTCGCTGGGATTGGCCTGACGCCAGCCCTCGGCCTCCTTGTACTGGGCGATTTCAGCGGTCTGCGGACGCTGGTAATCAGGGCCGACAGCGCAGGCACTGAGCATCGCCACGCACAGCGACAGACTCAACAGGCGCGAACCGCGAACAGTGGCCAGATGGATAAGCGAACGGTCAGTCATAGCGGAGTTTCCAGAGCGGCGTCAGTACGCACGCCACGCCATTGGTTGAAGCGATGGCGCAGCTTGTCGAGATAGAGGTAAACCACAGGCGTGGTGTAAAGCGTCAGCACCTGGCTGAAAATCAGCCCGCCAATAATCGTCAGGCCCAGCGGCTGGCGCATTTCCGCGCCTTCTGCGCGGCTGAGCAGCAATGGCAAGGCCCCGAGTATCGCCGCCAGCGTGGTCATCAGGATCGGCCGCAAGCGTTGCAGGCAGGCACTGCGAATAGATTCCAGCGGCGTCATGCCCTGATGACGCTCCAGTTGCAGCGCAAGGTCGATCATCAGGATCGCGTTCTTCTTCACCACGCCGATCAGCAGGAACAGGCCAAGCAAGGAGATCAGGCTGAACTCGCCGCCCAACGCATAGATCGACAGCAACGCACCGACCCCGGCCGAGGGCAGCGTCGACAGAATCGTCAGCGGGTGGATATAGCTTTCATACAGCACACCCAGCACCAGATACACCGCCAGCAGCGCCCCCAGAATCATGAAGGGCTGGCTTTTCTGGGTGGCGGCGAAGGCGTCGGCGGTACCGGCCATTTTTGCAATCACGTCTTCCGGCAGACCGAGCTTGGCAATCGCCCGCTCGATGGCGGCGCTGCCCTGCTCCACCGTCACGCCTTCGGCCATGTCGAAGGAAATGTCCTCGGAGGCGAACTGGCCTTCGTGGCTGACCCGGTCGTCTTCCAGACTGCTTTCATAATGGGCGAACGTTGACAGCGGAACCCGCGCGCCGTCGGCGGTGATCACCTGCACCTGCTTGAGGGTAACCGGGTCCTGAGCGTATTTCGGGTCGACCTCCATCACCACTTGATACTGGTTGAGGCTGTCATAGATCGTGGAAATCTGCCGCTGGCTGTAGGCGTTGTTCAACACCGCCGTGACCATGTTCATATCCACCCCGAGGCGCTTGGCCTGATCGCGGTCGACGATCAGTGTCACCTGCTGCGCCCCACGGCCTTCACGGGCATCAATGGCCGTGAGTTCAGGTAACGCCCGCAGCGCCGTGACCACTTTCGGATACCACTCGCGCAACTCGCCCAGATCACCACTTTGCAGGATGTAACTGTATTGCGACGTGGTCTGTTCGCGACCACCGCCAAACTGCAGGTCCTGGTC encodes:
- a CDS encoding efflux transporter outer membrane subunit, with translation MTDRSLIHLATVRGSRLLSLSLCVAMLSACAVGPDYQRPQTAEIAQYKEAEGWRQANPSDSLARGAWWELYGDQQLNGLIEQLNSSNQTVAQSEAQFRQAQALVRSARGAFYPSVDLSLGKTRSSQGTGSSSSSLSSSSSGIRDTYNAQLGVSWEADVWGKLRRGLEADKASAQASFADLAAMRLSQQSELVQNYLQLRVIDQQKRLLEATVAAYERSLKMTQNQYRAGVSGRDAVAQAQTQLKSTQADLVDLIWQRAQFENAIAVLTGQAPADFKIAETQTIPNLPQVPLSLPSQLLERRPDIASAERSVIAANANIGVAKAAYYPDLSLSLSGGYSSSTSKDLISLPNRFWSVGPKLTLPLFDGGIRSAEVDRTEAVYDQTVAKYRQTVLDGFREVENYLVQLKVYEDEAAVRQEALDAARDSLRLTENQYKAGLIAYIDVVVVQATALSNERSVLTILQNRLIASVQLIAALGGGWDGQLDVSDSR